One stretch of Manis pentadactyla isolate mManPen7 chromosome 10, mManPen7.hap1, whole genome shotgun sequence DNA includes these proteins:
- the LOC130679332 gene encoding olfactory receptor 6C2-like, with the protein MKNHSSITFILLGLTDDPRLQVFLLVFLFLTYIFTVAGNVLIILLTLVDSHLKTPMYFFLRNFSILEIILTTICVPRFLYSLTTGDRMVTYNACIIQLFFVILIGAAEFFLLTAMSYDRYVAICKPLHYTTIMSDRVCTILVLLCWLIGLIVILPPLSLGVQLDFCNSYLVDHFGCDASPLLKIVCSDTQFVEQLVVIMAVLTLIFTLVCVIVSYIYIIRTILRLPSTQQRQKAFSTCSSHMIVVSITYGSCIFIYMKPAKEGVDMNKVVSLLNTSVIPLMNLFIYTLRNKQVKQAFKDSIKKMAFLSKL; encoded by the coding sequence ATGAAAAATCATTCTTCAATAACATTCATCCTACTTGGATTAACAGATGACCCACGACTACAGGTTTTTCTTTTAGTGTTTCTGTTTCTCACCTACATTTTCACTGTTGCTGGAAATGTCCTAATTATCCTCCTCACTCTGGTGGACTCTCATCTTAAaacacccatgtactttttccttcgTAATTTCTCCATCTTAGAAATAATACTCACAACTATCTGTGTTCCTCGATTCCTGTATAGCCTGACAACTGGGGACAGAATGGTTACCTACAATGCTTGCATCATCCAGTTATTTTTTGTCATCCTCATTGGGGCAgcagaattttttcttctaactgccatgtcctatgaccgctacgtggccatctgcaagcccctgCACTACACCACCATCATGAGTGACAGGGTTTGCACCATTCTTGTCCTTTTGTGTTGGCTGATTGGGTTAATTGTCATACTCCCTCCACTCAGCCTAGGAGTTCAGCTGGATTTCTGTAACTCCTATCTCGTTGACCATTTTGGATGTGATGCATCTCCTCTTCTGAAGATTGTTTGCTCAGACACTCAATTTGTAGAGCAGCTCGTGGTAATCATGGCTGTGCTGACCCTCATTTTTACATTAGTCTGTGTAATTGTGTCCTACATATACATTATTAGGACTATTTTAAGACTCCCTTCAACTCAACAAAGACAAaaggctttctccacctgttcttcccacatgattgttgtttccatcacctatggaagTTGCATCTTCATCTATATGAAACCAGCAAAGGAAGGCGTGGACATGAATAAAGTGGTGTCATTGCTGAACACGTCAGTCATCCCTCTGATGAACCTTTTCATTTATACTCTGAGGAACAAGCAAGTCAAACAAGCCTTCAAGGACTCAATTAAAAAGATGGCATTTCTTTCAAAGCTTTAG